One stretch of Plasmodium yoelii strain 17X genome assembly, chromosome: 5 DNA includes these proteins:
- a CDS encoding myosin essential light chain ELC, putative, whose translation MEDKFREAFILFSSCNDTLELYQFYELAHSFGIILTEEEKNELPITVPMSYWLDFANKHYNRDDPLKHVKSVNDNANIKIKIDNFVGVMSALDTRLTDKDINLLLKITNPNNEDSIDLKSISQRLEEVM comes from the exons ATGGAAGATAAATTTAGAGAAGCTTTTATCCTTTTCAGTTCATGTAATGATACTCTTGAATTATACCAATTTTACGAATTGGCTCATTCCTTTGGAATTATATTAACAGAAGAAGAGAAAAACGAATTACCAATC acCGTTCCCATGAGTTATTGGCTAGATTTTGCAAATAAACACTACAACAGAGACGACCCTCTTAAGCACGTTAAAAGTGTAAATGACAACGCTAacatcaaaataaaaatcgaTAACTTTGTTGGA GTTATGAGCGCATTGGATACAAGACTGACTGATAAAGACatcaatttattattaaaaattactaatccaaataatgaagatAGTATAGACCTTAAGTCCATTTCACAAAGATTAGAAGAAGTTATGTAA